In Hippoglossus stenolepis isolate QCI-W04-F060 chromosome 21, HSTE1.2, whole genome shotgun sequence, one DNA window encodes the following:
- the LOC118100378 gene encoding kelch repeat and BTB domain-containing protein 13, with protein MELLEGPRVNVDMHAENATLGPEDGEHRAGWVRVRVEESWFTVERGLLARCSDYFCALFQSGMRESLQEELHLKGGVHARGFLIALSVCRGEIPTLSDPDELTEAVECAAFLQVGCLVQYLCDIIDSDNCLLLYYVASVFGVHKLLHSAALFLCDASDGLKEVAEKTVPEELLRYSQSLSPSVYVAIGTHSPSMELLHDSFRVVCYLDEKEGEWKHLTNLPTLCSTSMAGVAVLENRLYIVGGVYGYGKDTVNSSFCYNPDSGVWTALPGPQQPRYDFTLLGHEGRLYAIGGEFQKRIISTAESYDAEKGEWTFIHHAPRPVASAACAVARRRMFVCFWKPPDTTDIYEYVPLKDEWKLATTMIRRQSYGHCMVAHRDNLYVMRNGPSDDFLRCLMDCYNITTGQWTALTGQYINSKGALFTAMIRGDSVFTVKHMLTLEYAIAGDGWKPRRQMKGFPKSGSLWTCLLRLPKTGPVIPQLDPDGKEEEMSLPDTSEGFVAATPQL; from the coding sequence ATGGAATTGCTCGAAGGCCCGAGAGTCAATGTGGATATGCATGCTGAGAATGCGACCCTCGGTCCGGAGGACGGGGAGCACCGCGCAGGctgggtgagggtgagggtggaggagagcTGGTTCACCGTGGAACGCGGCTTGCTGGCGAGGTGCAGCGATTACTTCTGCGCCCTCTTTCAGTCCGGGATGAGAGAAAGTCTCCAGGAGGAACTCCACCTGAAGGGAGGAGTGCATGCGAGGGGTTTCCTCATTGCCCTTTCTGTCTGCAGGGGGGAGATTCCCACCCTCAGTGACCCGGACGAGCTCACGGAAGCGGTGGAATGCGCTGCGTTCCTGCAGGTTGGGTGCTTGGTGCAATATCTTTGTGACATTATCGACTCAGACAACTGCCTCTTGCTTTACTACGTCGCCTCCGTCTTCGGGGTGCATAAACTGCTGCATAGTGCAGCTCTTTTCCTGTGTGATGCCTCTGATGGTTTAAAGGAAGTTGCAGAGAAGACAGTTCCTGAAGAGCTTCTTCGCTATTCTCAGTCTTTGTCTCCTTCTGTTTATGTTGCTATAGGCACCCACTCTCCTTCCATGGAGCTTCTGCACGACTCCTTCAGAGTTGTTTGctatcttgatgaaaaagagggCGAGTGGAAGCATTTAACTAACCTCCCGACTCTCTGTAGCACCTCCATGGCTGGTGTAGCGGTGCTTGAGAATCGCTTGTACATCGTAGGGGGAGTTTACGGTTACGGTAAGGACACAGTAAACAGCAGCTTTTGCTACAACCCGGACTCAGGGGTCTGGACTGCTCTCCCTGGACCCCAGCAACCCAGATATGACTTCACCCTGCTGGGACACGAGGGACGACTCTATGCCATCGGCGGCGAGTTCCAAAAACGGATCATTTCTACAGCAGAGAGTTACGACGCTGAGAAGGGAGAGTGGACGTTTATACATCATGCACCAAGACCTGTAGCCTCTGCCGCCTGTGCTGTTGCAAGACGGAGGATGTTTGTTTGCTTCTGGAAACCACCAGACACCACAGACATCTACGAATATGTTCCACTGAAAGATGAATGGAAACTTGCCACCACAATGATCAGACGTCAAAGCTATGGCCACTGTATGGTAGCACACAGGGACAATTTGTACGTGATGCGCAATGGGCCTAGTGACGACTTCCTGCGCTGCCTCATGGACTGCTACAATATCACGACAGGCCAGTGGACAGCCTTGACCGGACAGTACATCAACAGCAAGGGGGCGCTGTTCACTGCAATGATCAGGGGGGACTCTGTGTTCACAGTCAAACACATGCTAACTCTTGAATACGCCATCGCTGGAGATGGATGGAAGCCCCGCAGGCAGATGAAGGGATTTCCAAAGAGCGGTTCACTGTGGACGTGTTTACTCAGGCTTCCCAAGACGGGCCCAGTTATACCACAGCTGGATCCAGACgggaaggaagaagaaatgtCTTTGCCAGACACGTCTGAGGGGTTTGTGGCAGCTACACCACAACTGTGA
- the vwa2 gene encoding von Willebrand factor A domain-containing protein 2 produces MLPDIHLSLLVTLLLLLQVQQGITVQEIQTSHDNILKINSAGEMMQCSAAMDILFLLDGSYSVGKGSFERSKHYALKLCQALDIAPDKVRVGLIQFGSTPRLEFSLDSYTTKQELKKHMKKISYRGGSTQTALALKYILRKGYPGGRNSSAVARVAILLSDGRSQGNTVQAAAQLKETGVVLFAVGVRFPRWEELHALASEPMESHVFFAEHFYDAVNGLYTTLSTFSVCNATPAGCQLESFPCERKTLETVKELMGNFMCWKGSKGFSPYTSLCPHYRYNKAYKRHQTVCHRTICPEPCDSQPCLNGGTCVSEGPEGYNCVCPPGYGGDPHCAPALSLDCSVDLLFLLEGSATLTLEGFLRLKSFLKRFLQTVIGSDSPTKVGLAVFGGEARVEAQVGKFRGDLRGLLKAVDALQPIGGETKTGEALQYVTRHGFKSAPVFADVSDDLPRVVVLLTANPAVDDVVQPSKYARDREIFLIGVGPDRLRGQLNNITGNPQRTLTYTSPDRFNAKIPELKAKICSVDTQGCLGQAVDLVFAVDASGGVGRDNFATLRDFVRSLTVQFDINRDVAQVALVAYGRRATTIFNLDAHETGSAILKAVGDAGYVGGVASTGTALLHIHSDVLTVARGARPGVNKAVVVLTDGSGGSDAFVPAQKIRDNGVSLFVIGIGDVQREKLLQIAGSEDHMISVPMYEDLKYFEDVLVQMLCSEVKKPVNLCIPNPCMNDGICVMSGGSFRCQCQGFEGPHCETRSRRPSSRGDLPRPAGLRRKSRQRKSHQELLHHYKLHRRRHAA; encoded by the exons ATGCTCCCTGAtatccatctctccctcctcgtaactctgctgctgctgcttcaag TCCAGCAGGGCATCACGGTGCAGGAGATCCAAACCAGCCATGACAACATCCTGAAAATCAACTCTGCAGGAGAGA TGATGCAGTGCTCAGCGGCGATGgacatcctcttcctcctggatGGGTCCTACAGCGTGGGGAAGGGCAGCTTCGAGAGGTCCAAACACTACGCCCTCAAACTCTGCCAGGCGCTCGACATCGCACCAGACAAG GTGCGAGTTGGTTTGATTCAGTTCGGCTCCACTCCTCGGCTGGAGTTTTCTCTGGACTCGTACACGACCAAACAGGAGCTGAAGAAGCACATGAAGAAGATTTCTTACAG GGGAGGCAGCACCCAGACAGCCCTGGCTCTCAAGTACATCCTGAGGAAGGGTTACCCCGGCGGCCGCAACTCCTCCGCCGTGGCTCGCGTCGCCATCCTCCTATCAGACGGGAGGTCTCAGGGCAACACGGTGCAGGCGGCTGCGCAGCTCAAAGAAACAGGCGTGGTCTTGTTCGCCGTCGGCGTGCGCTTTCCCAG GTGGGAGGAGCTACACGCTCTGGCCAGTGAGCCAATGGAAAGCCACGTTTTCTTCGCCGAGCATTTCTACGATGCCGTCAACGGCCTGTACACGACACTGAGCACCTTCTCTGTCTGCAACGCCACGCCAGCAG GCTGCCAGTTGGAGTCGTTCCCCTGCGAGAGGAAGACGCTGGAGACGGTGAAGGAGCTGATGGGGAATTTCATGTGCTGGAAAGGCTCCAAGGGTTTTTCCCCATACacgtctctctgcccccactaCAG GTACAACAAGGCTTACAAGAGACACCAGACAGTTTGCCATCGGACCATCTGTCCAG aacCCTGTGACTCTCAGCCCTGTCTGAACGGTGGAACATGTGTATCAGAAGGTCCAGAGGGttacaactgtgtgtgtccGCCGGGATACGGAGGAGACCCTCACTGTG ctcctgcGTTGTCACTCGACTGCTCTGTGGACCTGCTCTTCCTGCTGGAGGGCTCTGCCACTCTCACCTTGGAGGGCTTCCTCCGCCTCAAGTCCTTCTTGAAGCGCTTCCTGCAGACGGTGATCGGGTCCGACAGCCCCACCAAAGTCGGCTTGGCGGTGTTCGGCGGCGAGGCTCGAGTCGAAGCCCAGGTGGGTAAGTTCCGAGGGGACCTGAGGGGCCTGCTCAAGGCGGTGGACGCGCTTCAACCAATTGGCGGTGAAACCAAAACAGGAGAGGCGCTTCAGTACGTCACGCGCCACGGCTTCAAGAGCGCGCCGGTCTTCGCTGATGTGTCGGACGACCTCCCCCGTGTGGTGGTGCTGCTCACCGCCAACCCTGCCGTCGACGACGTGGTGCAGCCGTCTAAATACGCGCGGGACAGGGAGATCTTTCTTATCGGGGTGGGACCGGACCGCTTGAGGGGACAGCTGAATAATATCACCGGAAATCCACAGAGGACTCTCACCTACACGTCACCGGACCGGTTCAACGCCAAGATCCCAGAGCTCAAGGCCAAAATCTGCAGTGTGGACACACAAG gTTGTCTGGGTCAAGCAGTGGACCTGGTCTTTGCCGTGGACGCCTCAGGTGGCGTCGGCCGTGATAACTTTGCCACCCTGCGCGACTTTGTGCGCAGCCTCACCGTCCAGTTCGACATCAACCGGGACGTGGCCCAAGTGGCGCTTGTGGCTTACGGACGCAGAGCCACCACCATCTTCAACCTGGACGCCCACGAGACGGGCTCCGCCATCCTCAAGGCGGTAGGCGACGCCGGCTACGTGGGTGGGGTGGCCTCGACCGGCACGGCTCTGCTCCACATCCACTCCGACGTCCTGACCGTCGCCCGAGGCGCACGGCCCGGGGTCAACAAGGCCGTGGTGGTGCTGACCGACGGCTCGGGCGGGAGCGACGCCTTCGTGCCGGCGCAGAAGATACGAGACAACGGGGTGTCTCTGTTTGTGATCGGGATCGGGGACgtgcagagagagaagctgctgcagatcgCCGGCTCGGAGGATCACATGATCTCAGTGCCCATGTATGAGGATCTCAAGTACTTTGAGGACGTTCTGGTGCAGATGCTGTGTTCAG AGGTGAAGAAGCCGGTAAACCTGTGCATCCCGAACCCGTGTATGAATGACGGGATCTGCGTCATGTCAGGAGGAAGCTTCCGCTGTCAGTGCCAAGGCTTCGAGGGACCACACTGTGAAACAA GAAGCAGGAGGCCGTCATCCAGAGGAGACCTCCCGAGGCCTGCAGGTCTTCGGAGGAAgagcaggcagaggaagagcCACCAGGAGCTGCTGCACCACTACAAGCTGCACCGCCGGAGACACGCCGCCTGA